A genomic window from Algoriphagus sp. Y33 includes:
- a CDS encoding SusD/RagB family nutrient-binding outer membrane lipoprotein has product MKIKNTLGTVLLASAMLFSTACSEDALLDLNIDQNSATDIDMAYLFSLGTLRIGAEFENTRVSMLYAATMIQQIGSTSSYFSGDKYFYSAAYSGSYMESHYTGIMRLFQQVIAETADDPAMANLNAATTVLKVFDLHRMTDIYGDVPYFQAGKGLQGEENWFPAYDNQKDIYSAMVEELRAARDKFTESALPLGAQDFVYFGDLGKWRKFSNSLLMRIAMRMSNVDPTFAEEVFLEANSSGAFTSNDDIAFIHYETGPQGINRNGLNDGYWNSNKYGRDCKVSATFMDWMVENNDPRLMIISGGTGDPDDPTTWNTDPAVQKGLPNGYNSTTIRTVLSPADTADFSARGNRIFSMQNLRYFDWEDPYYLQSYAEVELMKAEAALKGWISSSANEHFSNGVTAAINAWVEFDPSFSRTPEMISAYIAGRGFASASTEDKLKLIGEEYWAATYLNHIESWSNWRRTGYPELTPTQDPNAFEGNFIPRRLRYWENEIGSNYENYSAARARMGGDLFATKVWWDGGN; this is encoded by the coding sequence ATGAAAATTAAAAATACACTAGGAACAGTCCTACTGGCAAGTGCTATGCTGTTTTCTACAGCCTGTAGCGAGGATGCATTGTTGGATTTGAACATAGATCAAAATTCAGCTACAGATATTGACATGGCCTACCTATTTTCTCTGGGAACATTGAGGATCGGGGCTGAATTTGAAAACACACGTGTTTCCATGCTTTATGCTGCTACTATGATCCAACAGATTGGATCAACTTCATCATATTTCAGTGGTGACAAGTATTTCTACAGTGCTGCGTATAGCGGCTCTTACATGGAAAGTCATTATACCGGAATCATGAGACTGTTTCAGCAGGTAATCGCTGAAACTGCCGATGACCCTGCTATGGCTAACCTGAATGCCGCTACCACAGTATTGAAAGTCTTTGATCTACACAGAATGACGGATATCTATGGAGACGTTCCTTATTTTCAGGCTGGTAAAGGGTTACAGGGGGAGGAAAACTGGTTCCCCGCTTATGACAATCAGAAGGACATCTATAGTGCAATGGTAGAAGAGCTTCGTGCCGCTAGGGATAAGTTCACAGAATCTGCCCTTCCGCTTGGTGCACAGGATTTTGTTTACTTCGGGGATCTGGGCAAATGGCGGAAATTTTCCAACTCATTATTAATGCGTATCGCAATGCGGATGAGCAATGTTGATCCCACCTTTGCTGAAGAAGTATTTCTGGAAGCAAATTCAAGTGGTGCTTTTACTTCGAATGACGATATAGCATTTATTCATTACGAAACAGGGCCTCAAGGTATAAATAGAAATGGATTGAATGATGGCTATTGGAATAGCAATAAGTATGGTAGGGATTGTAAAGTATCAGCTACGTTTATGGACTGGATGGTCGAAAATAATGATCCCCGGTTAATGATAATAAGCGGTGGTACGGGTGATCCAGATGATCCTACTACATGGAATACGGATCCGGCTGTTCAAAAAGGGTTACCAAATGGCTATAATTCTACCACTATCAGAACTGTACTGTCTCCTGCAGATACTGCGGATTTTAGTGCAAGAGGGAATAGGATTTTTTCCATGCAAAATCTCAGGTATTTTGATTGGGAAGATCCCTACTACTTACAATCATACGCTGAAGTAGAATTAATGAAAGCAGAGGCTGCGCTAAAAGGCTGGATATCCAGCAGTGCAAATGAGCACTTCTCGAATGGTGTAACGGCAGCTATCAATGCTTGGGTGGAATTTGATCCGTCTTTTTCCAGAACTCCTGAAATGATTTCGGCTTATATTGCAGGTCGTGGATTTGCATCAGCTTCCACTGAAGACAAGTTGAAACTAATAGGGGAAGAATACTGGGCGGCCACTTATTTAAATCATATTGAATCTTGGTCCAACTGGAGAAGAACAGGGTATCCTGAATTGACCCCTACTCAAGATCCGAATGCCTTTGAGGGTAATTTTATTCCGAGAAGACTGAGGTATTGGGAAAACGAGATAGGATCCAATTATGAGAATTATTCAGCAGCTAGGGCACGTATGGGGGGTGATCTATTTGCCACCAAGGTATGGTGGGATGGGGGAAATTAA
- a CDS encoding GH92 family glycosyl hydrolase produces MKPIIAILALLLCVQLGLFAQKITAIESRELVDYALPLVGTDSRPEFSNGNTYPAIALPWGMNFWSPQTGKMGDGWMYSYGAEKIRGFKQTHQPSPWMNDYGQFSIMPMTGAPVFDQDERASWFSHKAETAEPNYYQVYLADHHINVELTPTERAVLFRITYPADQEASFVLDAFDNGSEVTIDPENRRITGYSTKNSGGVPDNFKNYFVLEFDEDFTLAQTIADTQTSGELTVNANHVGVLIGFGKKSAAFQVKVKVASSFISPKQALLNLKELGSGDFESLRSEGRDAWNEQLGKIEVGGGSVAQLEMFYTSLYRSLLFPRKFYEINADGEVVHYSPYNGKVESGYMYTDTGFWDTFRALFPLLTLVYPDVNAEIQAGLANTYKEGGWLPEWGSPGLRNVMVGNNSASVVADAYLKIGEDFEYDIEILYEALIHGANNAGPLTAVGRAGVEYYKRLGYVPYDVKINENAARTLEYSYDDFTIYQLAKKLNKPQSELDLYKSRAMNYKKLFDKESGWMRGKNEDGSFQSPFDPLKWGDAFTEGNSMHYTWSVFQDIQGLIDLMGGEKAFVDKLDGVFTSAPTFEESYYGFVIHEIREMQVAQMGQYAHGNQPIQHMIYLYNHALQPWKAQYWVRETMDRMYRPTPDGYCGDEDNGQTSAWYVFSALGFYPVTPAADEYVLGAPLFKEAKIHLANGNAIEISAPNNSPDHSYIKSMTWDGKPYDKNYLNYLELKKGAKLSFEMDAEPNRSRGVSESAKPFSLSLED; encoded by the coding sequence ATGAAACCTATTATTGCTATTCTCGCACTTTTACTGTGCGTTCAATTGGGGCTTTTTGCCCAAAAAATCACAGCCATAGAATCACGGGAATTAGTGGACTATGCCCTACCATTGGTGGGAACAGACTCCAGACCGGAATTTTCCAACGGAAATACCTATCCTGCCATAGCCTTGCCATGGGGGATGAATTTCTGGTCCCCACAAACCGGAAAGATGGGAGATGGCTGGATGTACAGTTATGGAGCTGAAAAAATCCGCGGATTCAAACAAACACATCAGCCTTCACCATGGATGAATGATTATGGCCAGTTTTCTATTATGCCGATGACAGGTGCACCGGTTTTTGATCAGGATGAAAGAGCATCTTGGTTTTCCCACAAAGCGGAAACTGCTGAACCAAATTACTATCAGGTTTACCTCGCAGATCATCACATCAATGTGGAACTTACGCCCACGGAGAGAGCCGTACTTTTTAGAATAACATATCCGGCAGACCAAGAGGCTTCATTTGTTTTGGATGCTTTCGATAACGGATCTGAGGTCACCATTGATCCTGAAAACAGAAGAATTACAGGCTACTCTACCAAGAATTCAGGTGGTGTCCCTGATAATTTCAAGAATTACTTTGTTTTGGAGTTTGATGAGGATTTCACTTTAGCACAAACTATAGCAGACACGCAGACAAGTGGAGAACTGACGGTAAATGCAAATCACGTAGGGGTATTGATTGGTTTTGGAAAGAAATCAGCCGCTTTTCAAGTAAAGGTGAAAGTAGCTTCTTCTTTTATAAGCCCTAAGCAGGCACTTCTGAATTTGAAGGAATTGGGTTCCGGGGATTTTGAATCTCTCCGTAGTGAAGGTAGAGATGCCTGGAATGAGCAGTTGGGTAAGATAGAAGTTGGAGGAGGTTCGGTCGCCCAGCTCGAAATGTTCTATACCAGTTTGTACCGTTCCCTACTGTTTCCAAGGAAATTCTATGAGATCAATGCAGACGGGGAAGTGGTGCATTACAGTCCATATAATGGAAAAGTGGAAAGCGGATACATGTATACGGATACAGGGTTTTGGGATACTTTTAGAGCCTTATTTCCTTTGTTAACTCTGGTTTACCCGGATGTAAACGCAGAAATTCAGGCAGGCTTGGCAAATACCTATAAAGAAGGGGGCTGGCTTCCGGAGTGGGGCAGTCCCGGACTAAGAAACGTGATGGTTGGGAACAATTCTGCTTCCGTGGTTGCTGATGCCTATTTGAAAATAGGAGAGGATTTTGAATACGATATAGAGATACTGTATGAAGCACTGATCCATGGGGCAAACAATGCAGGACCTTTGACAGCTGTAGGAAGGGCAGGAGTAGAATATTACAAAAGATTGGGCTACGTACCTTACGATGTGAAGATCAACGAAAATGCTGCCCGCACGCTGGAATATTCTTACGATGATTTTACCATTTATCAGTTGGCCAAAAAACTGAATAAGCCTCAGTCAGAACTTGACTTGTATAAGTCAAGAGCCATGAATTACAAAAAGCTGTTTGATAAAGAGTCCGGCTGGATGCGTGGCAAAAATGAGGATGGGTCATTCCAATCTCCTTTTGATCCGCTCAAATGGGGAGATGCTTTTACCGAGGGAAATTCCATGCATTATACTTGGTCGGTATTTCAGGATATACAGGGCTTGATTGATCTGATGGGAGGAGAAAAGGCTTTTGTAGATAAACTGGATGGGGTCTTTACAAGTGCGCCTACTTTTGAAGAAAGCTACTATGGCTTTGTGATCCATGAAATCAGAGAAATGCAAGTGGCTCAGATGGGCCAGTATGCTCATGGAAATCAACCTATCCAACACATGATTTACTTGTACAATCATGCACTTCAGCCTTGGAAAGCACAATACTGGGTGAGGGAGACGATGGACAGAATGTACCGTCCTACACCTGATGGATATTGTGGAGATGAAGACAATGGACAAACTTCTGCATGGTATGTCTTCTCGGCTTTGGGTTTTTATCCGGTCACTCCTGCTGCGGATGAGTATGTTTTGGGAGCCCCTTTGTTTAAGGAAGCTAAAATCCATCTCGCAAACGGGAATGCAATTGAAATCTCCGCTCCCAATAATTCGCCGGATCACAGCTATATTAAGTCCATGACCTGGGATGGCAAACCGTACGACAAAAACTACCTGAATTATTTAGAGCTAAAAAAGGGAGCAAAGCTAAGTTTTGAAATGGATGCTGAGCCAAACAGGTCAAGAGGAGTGTCAGAAAGTGCTAAACCATTTTCTTTGAGCTTAGAAGATTGA
- a CDS encoding SusC/RagA family TonB-linked outer membrane protein has product MKRVLSIAFVMVMVLGLSVSIQAQQRILKGVVTAAPDGLPMPGVTILDKSTKAGTTTNIDGEYSISVGTNSILVFSFIGYASQEIPVGNQSELNVLLSEDASELSEVVVTALGISKEKETLGYSVTQVGSESLTTARETNVANSLAGRVAGLVVKGTNSGPGGTSKITLRGLPSISGTGSPLYVINGIPMDNSQRGAAGEWGGGDSGDGIGNLSPDDIETMTVLKGQAASALYGSRASNGVILITTKKGAKGGDWSLNYTMNYMAENAVDFTDFQNVYGQGVGGVRPTTATDAQSTGRLSWGSRMDGTPVIGFDGNQYPYSPSSDRYIDFYRTGSNFTNTVSVSKGLGEDGSFRMSVSNLDAKSIVPNSGVDRLTINLNVEQNITDKLNVTAMVNYIDQKTNNIPRLSDGPQNPNNFLLLAPNISQSIFAPGFNSETGAETVFSDDIYVTNPYFVVNQGINDVGRKRTISAISTKYSFTKDIFAMVRLGNDASSDDFYSVEPYGLAYTADLTGNLSGRGQSQRSEMNIDAILGGAFDLTDKLNLDVLAGANMRNNKFESVGVGGSRFVLPYLYSPFNVETFSRSYEFNEREVQSAYYSVGIGYDNILTLTTTGRYDVYSTLPTDNNSIFSPSVAAAFVFDQLIDIPALDFGKLRASYAVTSGEPFNAYQSTFYYNSANSYNGIPAGSSPTSLPNLNLKPFTTSEVEFGLDLSFFNNRLGFDIAYYEKETHNEIMNANYSITSGFNSAVVATGSTSNKGLEVLVTGTPVQTTNFTWKSSFNLSKVKNEVLSTDNNNNPVNLGQNRATLGNAVTAYVVGEAGPQIRAYDYAYNADGSIQVDEAGLPVRGELINMGTVLPTLYGGWNNEFNYKGVTFSFLIDYNYGNKVLSATEFYSTFRGLNQITLEGREEGVTNGGVTAPAQEYYQALAQNITRTSVVDGDFIKLRQLTLGYSFPAKWFGNMPILKGLDVSLVGRNLAILMRKAKNIDPEASFGSNINYTGIEGGNLPSTRSFGFNLNFKLN; this is encoded by the coding sequence ATGAAAAGAGTTTTATCAATTGCTTTCGTTATGGTCATGGTGTTGGGGCTATCAGTCTCGATACAGGCACAGCAGCGAATATTGAAAGGAGTGGTGACCGCTGCACCGGATGGCTTACCAATGCCGGGAGTCACAATCCTTGATAAGAGTACAAAGGCTGGTACTACCACCAATATAGATGGTGAGTACTCGATCTCTGTAGGCACCAATTCTATATTGGTTTTTTCGTTTATCGGCTATGCTTCACAAGAAATCCCTGTAGGCAATCAGTCTGAACTAAACGTGTTGTTGAGTGAAGATGCCAGTGAATTATCCGAGGTGGTTGTGACCGCATTGGGTATTAGTAAAGAGAAGGAGACATTGGGTTATTCTGTTACCCAAGTAGGAAGTGAGTCCCTTACTACTGCTCGTGAAACCAACGTTGCGAACTCCTTGGCTGGACGTGTTGCGGGACTGGTAGTGAAAGGCACCAACAGTGGCCCTGGAGGAACCTCTAAGATTACCTTGAGGGGTCTTCCAAGCATCAGTGGAACGGGATCTCCTTTGTATGTGATTAATGGCATTCCTATGGATAACAGCCAAAGAGGTGCTGCCGGTGAATGGGGCGGTGGTGATAGTGGCGACGGTATTGGTAACCTGAGTCCTGATGATATTGAGACCATGACGGTTTTGAAAGGACAGGCTGCTTCTGCTTTGTACGGTTCACGTGCTTCAAATGGTGTGATTCTGATCACAACTAAAAAAGGGGCTAAAGGCGGGGACTGGTCATTAAACTATACGATGAATTACATGGCTGAAAATGCTGTGGATTTTACTGATTTTCAAAATGTGTATGGTCAGGGTGTTGGTGGAGTGAGACCAACGACTGCTACGGATGCCCAATCTACCGGTAGGCTATCCTGGGGATCCAGAATGGATGGAACTCCAGTTATCGGATTTGACGGGAACCAATATCCTTACTCTCCTTCAAGCGACAGGTACATTGATTTTTACAGAACTGGATCTAATTTCACCAATACAGTTTCTGTATCAAAAGGATTGGGTGAGGATGGTTCATTCAGGATGTCTGTTTCCAATCTTGATGCTAAATCAATTGTACCTAACAGTGGGGTAGACCGTCTAACTATCAATTTGAATGTTGAACAAAATATCACGGATAAATTAAACGTGACTGCGATGGTCAATTATATAGACCAAAAAACAAACAATATTCCACGTCTAAGTGATGGACCGCAAAATCCAAATAATTTCTTGCTTCTTGCTCCAAATATCAGTCAGAGTATTTTCGCGCCTGGGTTTAATTCAGAGACTGGTGCAGAGACAGTATTTAGTGATGATATCTACGTGACCAACCCTTACTTTGTAGTGAATCAAGGCATAAATGATGTGGGTAGAAAACGAACCATATCAGCTATCTCCACGAAGTATAGCTTCACCAAGGATATTTTTGCTATGGTAAGGTTGGGGAATGATGCCTCTAGCGATGATTTCTACAGTGTTGAGCCCTATGGTTTGGCTTATACAGCGGATTTGACAGGTAATCTAAGTGGCCGGGGCCAATCTCAAAGATCCGAAATGAACATTGATGCGATTTTGGGAGGTGCCTTTGATTTGACTGATAAGCTAAACTTGGATGTTTTGGCTGGTGCGAATATGAGAAACAATAAGTTTGAATCAGTTGGTGTAGGAGGAAGCCGTTTCGTATTACCGTACTTGTATTCTCCATTCAATGTAGAAACATTCTCAAGATCGTACGAATTCAATGAGCGTGAAGTTCAGTCAGCGTATTATTCTGTTGGGATTGGATACGATAATATTCTGACCTTAACTACGACAGGTAGATATGATGTCTATAGTACATTGCCGACTGACAACAACAGCATTTTCTCACCTTCTGTAGCTGCTGCATTTGTGTTCGATCAGTTGATTGACATCCCTGCCCTGGACTTTGGAAAGCTGAGAGCATCTTATGCAGTAACTAGCGGCGAGCCCTTTAATGCGTATCAAAGTACTTTTTATTACAATTCCGCAAATTCATATAATGGAATTCCTGCAGGTTCTTCCCCTACATCTTTGCCTAATTTGAACCTGAAACCGTTTACTACAAGTGAGGTTGAATTTGGACTAGATCTAAGTTTCTTTAATAACAGATTAGGGTTTGATATTGCCTATTACGAAAAAGAAACGCACAATGAAATCATGAATGCCAATTACAGCATTACATCCGGTTTTAACAGTGCTGTTGTTGCGACAGGTTCTACCAGCAATAAGGGATTGGAAGTTTTAGTAACCGGTACGCCGGTACAAACGACCAACTTTACTTGGAAATCGTCCTTTAACTTGTCTAAAGTGAAAAATGAAGTACTTAGTACTGATAACAACAATAACCCGGTAAATCTTGGGCAGAACAGAGCAACGTTGGGAAATGCTGTGACAGCCTACGTGGTAGGCGAAGCCGGTCCTCAGATCAGAGCATACGATTATGCATATAATGCAGACGGCTCTATCCAAGTGGATGAAGCAGGTTTACCTGTTAGGGGAGAATTGATTAATATGGGGACTGTTTTGCCTACATTATATGGTGGTTGGAATAACGAATTCAATTACAAGGGAGTTACATTCTCTTTCTTGATTGATTATAACTACGGTAACAAAGTCTTATCTGCCACTGAGTTCTATTCGACATTCAGAGGGCTTAATCAAATAACTCTTGAAGGCAGGGAAGAGGGCGTAACTAACGGTGGTGTAACTGCTCCGGCTCAGGAATACTATCAGGCTTTAGCCCAAAATATCACCAGAACAAGTGTCGTTGACGGCGATTTTATCAAATTGCGGCAATTGACTTTAGGATATTCCTTCCCTGCAAAATGGTTTGGAAACATGCCTATTCTAAAAGGCCTTGATGTCTCTTTGGTAGGTAGAAATCTTGCAATTCTAATGCGTAAAGCTAAGAACATTGATCCAGAAGCAAGTTTTGGTTCTAATATCAATTACACAGGAATCGAAGGTGGTAACTTGCCTAGCACTAGATCTTTTGGGTTTAACCTTAACTTCAAATTGAACTAA
- a CDS encoding SusD/RagB family nutrient-binding outer membrane lipoprotein, translating to MKKYISIFLTGVMLAVSGCDGDFADINTDPNRADGEVFDPNLILPTVSYNYGNMMTGYTGAILFQSMWVQLMASTSTGGANYYSNADKYVASGSTNSYIQSVWNDGYSAASRVYQMQALAESKGLTNLVAVGEIWKVLTLSFVSDIYGDIPYSEALQAEAGITQPKYDSQSEAYLAMLSDLEGALSSINDSGDEIKNDVLYGGDLTKWRKLGYSIMLRMAMRLVEVDPSTAQSYVQKAIAGGVFSSVDDEAALISDDANGYSNSSANALNVTDDVYEVRWSKKLVDFLKSNSDPRLSIIAEVPAAGLVANRSTAAGNNDPSIQIGLPNGYDLSGRSTDVSNEPNYPGPTGTGSDVAPIGKYSRPTAIYRDRDAPVFILTYAEIQFLLADAAARGYTVPGTASEYYAAGLEGALATIGKFGGATVPASTASAFVADNPLDISSSEASLKMINEQIWATTGILANFVESWNNWKRSGYPELTPVNYSGNFSSGQIPRRQLYPASESTTNPQGLANAISNMGGDTWINNVWWDAGN from the coding sequence ATGAAAAAATATATAAGCATATTTCTTACAGGCGTTATGCTGGCGGTGTCCGGCTGTGATGGGGATTTTGCAGACATCAATACCGATCCAAACCGAGCTGACGGTGAGGTGTTTGACCCAAATTTGATCCTTCCTACAGTTTCTTATAACTACGGAAACATGATGACCGGCTATACTGGAGCAATTTTGTTTCAAAGTATGTGGGTACAGCTGATGGCTTCTACTTCTACCGGAGGAGCTAACTATTATTCCAATGCAGATAAATATGTAGCATCTGGGAGTACAAACAGTTATATACAAAGCGTCTGGAATGATGGCTATTCTGCGGCCTCCCGAGTATATCAAATGCAGGCACTGGCAGAATCAAAAGGGTTAACCAATTTAGTGGCAGTAGGAGAAATCTGGAAAGTACTTACTCTTTCATTTGTATCTGATATTTATGGGGATATCCCGTATTCTGAAGCATTACAGGCTGAAGCGGGAATTACCCAACCAAAATATGATTCTCAGTCAGAAGCATATTTGGCTATGCTTTCAGATCTTGAAGGCGCACTTTCTTCCATCAATGATTCCGGGGATGAAATTAAAAACGATGTGCTTTATGGAGGAGATTTGACAAAATGGAGAAAACTGGGATATTCTATTATGTTGCGTATGGCAATGAGATTGGTGGAGGTAGATCCGTCTACGGCTCAGTCTTATGTACAAAAAGCGATTGCAGGCGGTGTCTTCTCTTCCGTAGATGATGAGGCTGCATTGATCTCTGACGATGCTAACGGATATTCCAATTCCAGTGCTAATGCGTTAAACGTCACAGATGATGTTTATGAAGTACGTTGGTCTAAAAAACTTGTAGATTTTCTTAAATCCAACAGTGATCCTAGACTATCCATAATCGCCGAAGTACCGGCTGCGGGTTTGGTTGCCAACAGAAGTACAGCAGCAGGGAACAATGATCCTAGTATTCAAATAGGATTACCCAACGGATACGATTTGAGCGGTAGAAGTACAGATGTCAGCAATGAACCTAATTACCCTGGGCCAACTGGAACTGGGAGTGATGTTGCACCAATTGGAAAGTATTCCAGACCCACTGCAATCTACAGAGATAGGGATGCACCTGTATTTATTTTGACGTATGCGGAGATTCAATTTTTGTTGGCCGATGCTGCTGCAAGAGGATATACAGTGCCGGGTACTGCTTCTGAATATTATGCTGCCGGATTAGAAGGCGCATTGGCGACTATTGGCAAATTCGGAGGGGCAACTGTTCCGGCTTCCACGGCTTCTGCTTTTGTTGCGGACAATCCTTTGGATATCAGTAGTTCTGAAGCTTCACTGAAAATGATCAATGAGCAAATTTGGGCAACCACCGGAATCTTGGCAAACTTCGTAGAATCTTGGAACAACTGGAAGAGATCAGGCTATCCTGAGTTGACTCCTGTGAATTATTCAGGCAATTTCTCATCGGGACAAATTCCAAGAAGACAACTTTACCCTGCATCGGAAAGCACTACTAATCCCCAAGGATTGGCTAATGCAATTTCGAACATGGGAGGCGATACTTGGATTAACAATGTATGGTGGGACGCTGGAAATTAA
- a CDS encoding ROK family protein: MELIGVDIGGSHISAAKVTLRGRVASFNCFEEADVDTFGDQESIISAWAEVIRKAAGESVNYKVGIAMPGPYDYENGISLIKDQGKMASLYQLSVKDLLAESLGLPSSHLAFTNDAEAFLVGESYAGAGKEFQNSVGITLGTGLGSAIKVHEVVKDAKLWTAPFRDGIAEDYLGTVWFKKYALEQFGVEISGAKDLLSSDFDSEVAIKVFETFGRALGEFLFPYLIRLHSEGVVLGGKISLAGAHYLPTTRAYLETMGYPVPINISALGERAALIGACLPFVESDL, encoded by the coding sequence ATGGAACTCATTGGAGTAGATATTGGAGGTTCGCATATCTCAGCGGCAAAAGTGACGTTGAGGGGGCGGGTAGCATCTTTTAATTGCTTTGAGGAAGCTGATGTAGATACATTCGGAGACCAAGAAAGCATCATTTCGGCTTGGGCGGAGGTCATAAGAAAAGCTGCGGGAGAATCTGTAAACTATAAAGTAGGAATTGCCATGCCGGGTCCCTACGATTATGAAAATGGAATTTCTCTGATTAAGGATCAGGGGAAAATGGCTTCCCTGTATCAGCTATCTGTTAAGGATTTATTGGCAGAAAGCCTAGGCTTGCCGTCGTCTCACTTGGCATTCACCAACGATGCGGAAGCTTTTTTGGTTGGAGAAAGCTATGCCGGAGCAGGCAAGGAATTTCAAAACTCAGTAGGGATCACTTTAGGCACAGGACTTGGGTCTGCCATTAAAGTCCATGAGGTGGTCAAAGACGCGAAGCTCTGGACAGCACCATTTCGAGACGGAATTGCTGAGGATTATCTGGGAACTGTCTGGTTTAAAAAATATGCACTGGAACAATTTGGAGTTGAGATTTCGGGAGCGAAGGATTTACTTTCTTCTGATTTTGATTCGGAAGTTGCCATCAAAGTATTTGAGACATTCGGAAGAGCTCTTGGTGAATTTTTGTTTCCATATTTAATCCGACTGCATTCTGAAGGAGTTGTCCTGGGAGGTAAAATCAGTTTGGCAGGAGCCCATTATCTACCTACGACCAGAGCCTATTTGGAAACTATGGGCTACCCTGTTCCCATTAATATTTCTGCCTTGGGAGAACGTGCAGCATTGATTGGAGCTTGTTTGCCTTTTGTGGAAAGTGATTTATGA